GAAATCTACTGACGGGCGCTACATCAACGCAGGTTGGCGTGCAAATTCCTTCGAGGAAGGTACACTTGCGCGTCGGGTAGATGAAACTGTTGTTGCTGCCCTGCGTCTCGACACCGCCCTTGCCGCCATTGATGTTCCTGATTCCTTTTCGGAGCCGGATAGTCACGATCTGTTTTCGTTGGCAGACCATAGTGCGTGGGCTCCTGAACCAACAGTGGCGCTAGGAGTTACACCGGATGCGGAGGCGGTGTTTCTTAACCCTGCTCAGCTGACAGCCCAGAGACTATTGCCAAAGATTGTTCTTTTGCTTCGTGATATTGACGCCCCGGTCCAAGTGACGCACGCTGATATGTTTGCCACCACAATTTATTCCGGCAATCAAATGCCGGTGGTTACTGACCTAGTGGGGGTAGCTCGCCCCTATGGGTACACAGCGGCAGTATGCATTGTCGACGCCCTCTTGGCTGGTGCGGTAGACGAGGGCATTATCGATCGCTTTTCGCATATTCAGCACCGTGACCAGCTATTATTGCGAGCTTTGGTTTATCGCATAGCCGTTCATGCGTTGCATCCAGAATCAACTTCGAACACAGGTACGAATTTAGAGTGGGTGTCTCAGACCATAATGTCACGTGCGTCTGTCACACTATGAAGCATGGATGCGTTTTCTACTCCGCAGGAATCACTGACTGAATCACCAGACGTTGTAAGCGAAGACCTCGTCACAGGTATTCCGCCGCTGCAACAAAGCTTTGTCTACGCGCAGCGTCCGCGGGTAGAAATCGTTTATAACGAGCACACCGAACCCATCCGAGAATGGAATAATCAGCTATTCCAAGAACAACGTGGCACCTGGCGGGTGACTGGTGCCGCAGGCGCGGGCGTGAGTACCTTGCTTATGGATACCGTTGCAGAGCGCATCCGCCGCGGTGTATCACCCGAATCCATCATTGTGGTGGCAGCATCTAGAGAATCCGCAGCACGCTTAAGGGCTGGAATCGCACACCGTATTGCTGATGGTTCCTACACGTCACCTGCATCTTTAGTGCGTTCGGTGCACTCCTTAGCTTTTGCATTATTGCGATCGCTTAGCGACGATCAGCTGCGCCTGATTACAGGTGCCGAGCAAGACGCAGTAATCCGAGAGCTTCTCCAAGGTCATGTGGATAACCCCTCATTAGCCGCGATATGGCCGGCAGAAGCACGCCCAGCCCTCGGACTTATTGGGTTCGCACGCGAAGTCCGTGATTTTCTTCTCCGCAGCGGGGAACGTGGACTAGA
The sequence above is drawn from the Corynebacterium rouxii genome and encodes:
- a CDS encoding TIGR02569 family protein translates to MELQQLPQHVRDAFHAPNTTPRQLGVAWDYGWRVGNVAFSQVIHPDRSAWSARVRDKLQPQGLRVVRPLKSTDGRYINAGWRANSFEEGTLARRVDETVVAALRLDTALAAIDVPDSFSEPDSHDLFSLADHSAWAPEPTVALGVTPDAEAVFLNPAQLTAQRLLPKIVLLLRDIDAPVQVTHADMFATTIYSGNQMPVVTDLVGVARPYGYTAAVCIVDALLAGAVDEGIIDRFSHIQHRDQLLLRALVYRIAVHALHPESTSNTGTNLEWVSQTIMSRASVTL